The genomic interval GGGTTGTTTGCAAGTTGAAGGTTTAAAGTTTTTAGTGCAACATACCTGTTTAATACAGTATCTATGCACTTGTAAACCACCCCCATTGAGCCCTGACCTATAACATCTACAATTTCGTACTTGTTTATTTTCCTTACCTTCATGATAATATATTTTACTTTTCATTGCTTTTTATTACAAATTAAATTTAAAACTTTGTGATATAAGTATTAAAATTTGTTGAAAGTAAAGTTTTTATAAATTAGAATTCATATGAAAGAAAAATAAAGGAGAGGGTATGGAAACAAAAAAGTTTTATGTGACAACGCCGATATATTATGTAAATGACCTTCCACATATAGGGCATGTTTATACTACAGTTGTGGCTGATGTTGTGGCAAGGTATAAAAAGTTAATGGGGTATGATGTTTATTTTTTAACAGGTACAGACGAACATGGCCTCAAAGTTGAAAAAGCAGCAAAAGAAAAGGGTATGACCCCTATTGAACTTGCCGATTCCGTTGTTGAAAATTACAAGAAATTATGGCCTAAATTATACATTAAAAACAATGATTTTATAAGGACGACACAGGAGAGGCACATAAAGGGAGCAATAGCCCTTTTTGAAAAAATGAAGGGAAACGGGGATATATACCTTGATAAATACAAAGGTAAATACTGTGTATCCTGCGAAGCTGTTTTAACCGAATTTCAGGCAAAAAACAACAAATGTCCCGATTGCGGAAGGCCTGTGGAAGATGTTGAGGAAGAATCCTACTTTTTTAAACTTTCAAAATATCAAAAAAAACTACTTGAATTTTATGAAGAAAATCCTGATTTTATTCAGCCGGAAAATAGAAGAAATGAAGTGATTTCATTTGTAAAGAGTGGATTAAAGGATTTATCAATTTCAAGGACAAGCTTTAAGTGGGGAATTCCAATTCCAGGAGACGAAAAGCATGTAATGTATGTCTGGCTTGACGCATTGTCAAACTATATTACCGCATTAGGCTATCCAGAAGAAACTGAATTGTATAAAAAATTCTGGCCTGCTGATTTACACCTTGTTGGAAAGGATATATTAAGGTTTCACGCAGTTTACTGGCCTGCCTTTTTAATGTCAGCAGGGCTTCCATTACCGAAAACTGTTTTTGCCCACGGTTGGTGGTTGAAGGATTCTGGTAAGATGTCTAAATCTGTAGGTAACATAGTCAGGCCTCAATACCTTTTAGACCAGTTTGGGGCAGATGCACTAAGGTACTTTTTGTTGAGGGAAATGGTTTTTGGAAATGATTGCAACTTTTCTGATGAGGCATTTTTGAGCAGACTTAATTCAGACCTTGCAAATGATTTGGGAAACCTTGTTTCAAGAACACTTTCAATGATTTCCAAATATAGAGGTGGAATAATCCCTGAACCTGATAGAGAATTAGAAGAGTACAAAGAAATTGAATCACTAACTAAAACCTGCGGTGTGAACTGGGAAAGCTACTTTGACACATACCAGTTTCATAAAGCATTGGCAGAAGTATGGATTTTCCTGAATAAATTGAACAAATTTATTGTTACTGTTGAGCCCTGGAAGCTTGTAAAAGATGAGGCGGCGAAAACAAAGCTTGATACCGTATTGTATTTGCTTGCGGAATCTTTAAGGCTTGTTGCACTTTATGTTTCCCCTGTTATGCCTAAGAAAGCACAGGAGATATGGGATAGGCTTGGCTTTGAAAGAAATATAGAGGAAAGCCCTCTTTCCTTCCTTAAATTTGGGGTGCTTGAAAGTGGGACAAAGGTTAAGGCAATAAAAGAACACCTTTTCCCGAGGATTGATATTGAGGAATACTTTAAGGATACAAAAGAAGAAGCTAAAAAGGAGGAGAAAAAAGTGGAAAATGATAACAGAATTTCAATTGAGGATTTTGCAAAGGTTCAATTAAAGGTTGCAAAAATAATTGAGGCTGAAAAGATTGAAAAATCAAACAAACTTGTAAAGCTTCAGATAGATTTAGGAGATGAAAAAAGGCAGATTGTTGCAGGTATAGGCAAAAAATACAAACCTGAGGATTTAGTTGGCAGAATGATTGTTGTTGTTGCAAACCTTAAACCTGCAAAGTTGATGGGAGTTGAGTCAAA from Thermotomaculum hydrothermale carries:
- the metG gene encoding methionine--tRNA ligase, producing the protein METKKFYVTTPIYYVNDLPHIGHVYTTVVADVVARYKKLMGYDVYFLTGTDEHGLKVEKAAKEKGMTPIELADSVVENYKKLWPKLYIKNNDFIRTTQERHIKGAIALFEKMKGNGDIYLDKYKGKYCVSCEAVLTEFQAKNNKCPDCGRPVEDVEEESYFFKLSKYQKKLLEFYEENPDFIQPENRRNEVISFVKSGLKDLSISRTSFKWGIPIPGDEKHVMYVWLDALSNYITALGYPEETELYKKFWPADLHLVGKDILRFHAVYWPAFLMSAGLPLPKTVFAHGWWLKDSGKMSKSVGNIVRPQYLLDQFGADALRYFLLREMVFGNDCNFSDEAFLSRLNSDLANDLGNLVSRTLSMISKYRGGIIPEPDRELEEYKEIESLTKTCGVNWESYFDTYQFHKALAEVWIFLNKLNKFIVTVEPWKLVKDEAAKTKLDTVLYLLAESLRLVALYVSPVMPKKAQEIWDRLGFERNIEESPLSFLKFGVLESGTKVKAIKEHLFPRIDIEEYFKDTKEEAKKEEKKVENDNRISIEDFAKVQLKVAKIIEAEKIEKSNKLVKLQIDLGDEKRQIVAGIGKKYKPEDLVGRMIVVVANLKPAKLMGVESNGMLLAASGEDGEPFLLAPEEGAKPGYRVK